One Dioscorea cayenensis subsp. rotundata cultivar TDr96_F1 chromosome 15, TDr96_F1_v2_PseudoChromosome.rev07_lg8_w22 25.fasta, whole genome shotgun sequence genomic region harbors:
- the LOC120277856 gene encoding cysteine-rich receptor-like protein kinase 10, whose product MANPCLSKSPTKMALKSKPLHLLLAQKLLLLFVTTNIYAENDPLLIYCPHVTNYTNTSPFKANLDLLLSDLVSSVPKSPSLFSNSSFGTAYGLAQCHPDNSPSACANCLNHSATAFSILCPFARSAALRFDLCLLRYSDTSFFSSLDVTSFKVLSSASHLTVSNAELQDLIYETRSKTSTTESKFGATIKNLSHSRVASATADCTRDLSDDDCMICLNQAVGILLSDGDSNPLACQVVGLSCALAYVVRSSTVATGVSDPTGNKGNK is encoded by the exons ATGGCTAATCCGTGTCTTTCAAAATCCCCCACTAAAATGGCCCTGAAATCAAAACCTTTACATCTCCTTTTAGCCCAAAAGCTTCTCCTACTCTTTGTTACCACCAATATCTATGCCGAAAATGACCCCCTTCTGATATACTGCCCCCATGTCACTAACTATACTAACACTAGTCCCTTCAAGGCCAATCTGGACCTCCTCCTCTCTGACCTTGTCTCCTCTGTCCCCAAGTCCCCTTCTCTCTTCTCCAACTCCTCTTTTGGCACTGCCTATGGCCTGGCCCAGTGCCATCCTGACAACAGCCCATCCGCCTGTGCCAACTGCCTCAACCACTCGGCCACTGCTTTCTCCATCCTCTGCCCATTCGCCCGCTCAGCCGCACTCCGTTTCGACCTCTGCCTTCTCCGCTACTCTGAcacctccttcttctcctctctcgACGTCACATCCTTCAAAGTTCTCTCCAGCGCCTCCCATCTTACAGTCTCCAACGCCGAGTTGCAAGACCTGATTTACGAGACCAGGTCCAAGACCTCGACCACAGAATCCAAGTTCGGTGCCACGATAAAGAATCTCTCCCATTCCAGGGTTGCTTCCGCAACAGCCGACTGCACTCGCGACCTTTCCGACGATGACTGCATGATTTGTTTGAATCAGGCTGTTGGGATTTTGCTTAGCGATGGCGACAGTAACCCATTGGCATGTCAGGTTGTCGGGCTGAGTTGTGCTTTAGCGTACGTCGTCCGTTCTTCAACAGTAGCCACTGGCGTTAGCGACCCAACTGGAAATAAGGGTAACAA ATAA
- the LOC120277855 gene encoding putative receptor-like protein kinase At4g00960 produces the protein MALLNSVSVSLLLLLTLSVSLSDPLYQHCETTGNYTTNSTYESNLSKLLTFLSTKGSIEGFSKKSIGNTPNQVYGMVLCRGDINTTECRSCLNLAVQEVVQLCPFNKGATIWNYHCVLRHSNQYFLNSANDSDVFYLRSNEHVNEQGPFNKTVIEMMDSVFRWAAYNTSKKFATGEAYFNQKFHKIYGLGQCTPDLSGDQCLQCLRGTCKMMRNMIAGRQLGSILGVRCNVRYSTNPFFNGRPAVLYANSQSPPGTLVPTPAASPSSASLPGNEGSSNHAGMIALFVVLPFIASMVLLSVIYVGFRRRTGRKMVFLPETEDETLLASAESKLFDLSTLREATDHFSDANMLGEGGFGPVYKGALKDGQEIAVKRLSRTSAQGLLEFRNEVVFVAKLQHRNLVKLLGCCLEENEKLLVYEYLSNTSLDKILFDPLRSQVLEWCTRYKIIEGISRGLLYLHEDSRLRIIHRDLKASNVLLDKDMNPKISDFGLAKHFGANETHKNTTKIAGTYGYMAPEYAIRGIFSTKSDVFSYGVLALEIVTGRKNSDFQKSNPTTNLLSHVWRQWNEGNALELVDLILGNRFIKEQVLRCIHIGLLCVQEDPTKRPSMASIANMLSSHSIPLPTSTAPAFFILPDLVLDFVKEEDVIGYTVHAQMISENEVSISEMDPR, from the exons ATGGCACTTCTCAACTCGGTCTCTGTATCACTTCTCCTGCTACTCACGCTTTCTGTATCACTATCAGACCCATTATACCAGCATTGTGAGACCACAGGCAACTACACCACCAACAGCACCTACGAGTCCAATCTCTCCAAACTCCTCACCTTCCTCTCCACCAAAGGCTCAATTGAAGGATTCTCCAAGAAATCCATAGGTAACACACCTAACCAAGTCTATGGCATGGTCCTCTGCCGAGGAGACATAAACACGACTGAGTGCCGGAGCTGCCTCAACCTCGCCGTGCAAGAAGTAGTCCAGCTCTGCCCCTTCAACAAAGGAGCCACCATATGGAACTACCACTGCGTCCTCCGCCATTCCAACCAATACTTCTTAAACTCAGCCAATGACTCTGACGTCTTCTACTTAAGAAGCAACGAGCACGTCAATGAACAAGGTCCGTTTAACAAGACTGTCATTGAGATGATGGATTCTGTGTTCAGGTGGGCAGCCTACAACACGTCTAAGAAGTTTGCCACTGGGGAGGCCTACTTTAACCAGAAGTTCCACAAGATATATGGTTTGGGACAGTGTACTCCGGATTTGTCAGGGGATCAGTGCCTTCAATGTTTGCGTGGCACATGTAAGATGATGAGGAATATGATTGCAGGAAGGCAACTTGGGAGCATTCTTGGAGTGAGGTGTAATGTGAGGTACTCTACGAATCCATTCTTTAATGGCAGACCTGCAGTACTGTATGCCAACTCTCAGTCACCACCTGGAACTTTAGTTCCTACCCCTGCTGCAAGCCCTTCCTCTGCTAGCCTTCCAGGAAATGAAG GAAGCAGCAACCATGCAGGAATGATTGCTCTTTTTGTTGTCCTTCCTTTCATTGCTTCTATGGTGCTTCTCTCTGTTATTTATGTTGGTTTTCGGAGGCGAACTGGTAGGAAGATGGTGTTCCTTCCTGAAACTGAAGATGAAACACTATTGGCAAGTGCAGAGTCCAAATTGTTTGATTTGAGTACTCTAAGAGAAGCTACTGATCACTTCTCTGATGCAAATATGCTGGGTGAAGGTGGATTTGGTCCAGTGTATAAG GGAGCATTGAAGGATGGGCAAGAAATTGCCGTGAAGAGGCTGTCCAGGACATCCGCGCAAGGATTGTTGGAATTCAGGAATGAGGTGGTTTTTGTTGCTAAGCTTCAGCATAGGAACCTTGTAAAGTTATTGGGCTGTTGTTTAGAAGAGAATGAGAAGCTTCTTGTTTATGAGTACCTTTCAAATACGAGTCTTGACAAGATTTTATTTG ATCCTCTTAGAAGCCAAGTATTGGAGTGGTGTACAAGATATAAGATTATCGAAGGCATCAGTCGAGGACTTCTTTATCTTCATGAAGATTCACGTCTAAGAATTATTCATCGGGATTTAAAGGCTAGTAATGTTTTGCTAGACAAGGATATGAACCCCAAAATTTCTGACTTTGGTCTTGCTAAGCATTTTGGGGCAAACGAGACTCATAAAAACACGACAAAAATTGCCGGAACATA TGGATACATGGCACCTGAGTATGCCATTCGTGGAATATTCTCGACCAAGTCAGATGTTTTTAGCTATGGTGTCTTGGCCTTGGAGATTGTAACTGGTAGAAAAAACAGTGACTTCCAAAAATCAAATCCTACTACAAACCTTCTCAGCCAT GTTTGGCGGCAATGGAATGAAGGGAATGCATTGGAGTTGGTTGACCTAATTCTTGGTAACAGATTCATCAAAGAACAGGTGTTGAGATGCATCCACATTGGGTTACTTTGTGTCCAAGAAGACCCAACAAAGAGACCTAGCATGGCTTCAATTGCGAACATGCTCAGCAGTCATTCCATTCCTCTTCCAACATCTACTGCACCAGCCTTTTTCATCTTACCGGATTTAgttcttgattttgttaaagAGGAGGATGTCATTGGGTATACAGTGCACGCCCAAATGATCTCTGAAAATGAAGTATCTATCTCTGAAATGGACCCTCGATAA